One Algibacter sp. L3A6 genomic region harbors:
- a CDS encoding phosphoribosylaminoimidazolesuccinocarboxamide synthase, with amino-acid sequence MNTITDTNFNFPGQKSLYKGKVRAVYNINDNELVMVATDRLSAFDVVMPKGIPYKGQILNQIATKMMDATKDIVPNWLTATPDPNVAVGHLCEPFKVEMVIRGYMSGHAAREYKIGKRILCGVAMPDGMKENDKFPNPIITPATKAEMGDHDEDISREDILKRGIVSEEDYVVLEDYTRKLFQRGTEIAASRGLILVDTKYEFGKTKDGKIVLIDEIHTPDSSRYFYADGYQKRQEKGEAQKQLSKEFVRQWLIANDFQGLEGQTVPFMSDEYIQSVSDRYIELYENITGETFVKADVSNIEERIEANVLSYLK; translated from the coding sequence ATGAACACAATTACTGATACTAATTTCAATTTTCCAGGACAAAAAAGTCTTTATAAAGGAAAAGTAAGAGCCGTATATAATATTAATGATAACGAGTTAGTGATGGTAGCTACCGATCGTTTATCTGCCTTTGATGTTGTTATGCCAAAAGGCATTCCTTATAAAGGACAAATATTAAACCAAATTGCTACAAAAATGATGGATGCCACTAAGGATATTGTCCCTAATTGGTTAACCGCAACACCGGATCCAAATGTAGCAGTAGGGCATTTATGCGAGCCTTTTAAAGTAGAAATGGTAATTCGTGGCTATATGTCTGGTCATGCAGCGCGTGAGTATAAAATAGGTAAACGCATACTTTGTGGCGTTGCCATGCCAGATGGAATGAAGGAAAATGATAAGTTTCCAAACCCCATAATTACGCCAGCAACTAAAGCCGAAATGGGAGATCATGATGAAGATATTTCTCGTGAAGATATTTTAAAGCGTGGCATTGTTTCCGAAGAAGATTATGTGGTTTTAGAAGATTATACGCGCAAATTATTTCAAAGAGGAACAGAAATAGCAGCGTCTCGTGGATTAATTTTAGTAGATACAAAATATGAATTTGGAAAAACTAAAGATGGAAAAATCGTCTTAATAGATGAAATTCATACACCAGATTCTTCACGTTATTTTTATGCCGATGGTTATCAAAAACGTCAAGAAAAAGGAGAAGCTCAAAAGCAACTTTCTAAAGAGTTTGTACGTCAGTGGTTAATAGCAAACGATTTTCAAGGTTTAGAAGGACAAACGGTACCTTTTATGAGTGATGAATATATCCAATCGGTATCCGATCGTTATATTGAACTTTATGAAAATATTACTGGCGAAACCTTTGTAAAAGCAGATGTTTCTAATATTGAAGAACGTATAGAAGCTAATGTTTTGTCTTATTTGAAGTAG